TCTGATCTGAAGTCAGATCGCTGTCCTTCCACCGTTGAGGTCAAGTTGCTCAGATTCTGGGAAGAAGTCAAGCGTGGTGGCGAACTAATCCCCATCCAACCAGTTTAGTAGAAACAATAGCATGTTCGTGGAAAGAACATAAAACATTCCTGATAGCTTCAGGTCTTGTTAAGGCCAAGTACGCCGAGTGGAGACCAATCTTGAAGCTCAAGACCGGTGGATGCTGTGTGGATCAAAACAAGTATCAATCAGTGAAGATCACAATAAATCAAGAATCAAAGAGACACAATCCTGAATGATTGGGACTCTAACACCCATCGCTCATTGAGAACGAAGAGCACGCCGTAAAGCAACCCAGTTACAAACCCTCTAAACCCTATTCTCTCAATCACTCCAGTAGACAAGCCGAACACAGCCGCGGAGCAGAGGCCGGCGAATCCAGTGGTGGAGACAAATAGTGCGATGCTCAAAGAGACACGAGCGCGGCGGCAGAAGTTTGGATCCGAGAGGTGACGGAGGCCGATGGTGAATTGGAGAGGAGAATCTGAGGTTGGTGAAGATAGGAGAGCGAGTGAGATGGACAAGATGAGCTGTGAGACGTGGATTACGAGGGAAGTGAGGAGGAAGGATATGATGGAAGCAGTGGCTGAGCCCGCACAACCGCCGTTACGCTACATAGGTCGCAGTAATGTCTAGCAATCAAGTTAGCTCACTAATCACACTACCTCTTCATCAATGCATGTTTTACTTCACCATCAGCCGCATGATTGAGCCTACTTGCAAGCCTGAGGTCAAATCCTTTTCATTTTCACAAACCAGCGCTCATGTACGATCTCTAAGAAACTCTTTTTGATCATGGCCACTGGCGTAGACCAAAGGTGGATTTGACGATCAATACTAGCCCTATGTTGGTTGGAGGTGAGATGCCACGCCATGTTAAGCTTTTTAATATATAGTCTTGAATCTCGATCTAACCTTCTACAGCTTCTTATACTATGTTTTACAAATTCTCTGAGCATCAAACGACGGTCAGTATAGAATGTTGATGATTCTGGTTCCGTATTATATATTTCTGGATTCTGCTGGTTAATAAGTTATGATCTCTGTAGTATGGTCGATGTAAATACAAGGTCGGCTCTCTCTCAACGATACCTCAGGCACTCATTTCTATTTTGACAATGAGTGGCGCAAGCAGTGCTTACCTGCAGATGTAAGCACTCTGATTTTTCATTAAGAAAAAAACAACATGCAGCTCTAAACTGTCACCTCTTCCTACTGCTAATATTTTGAAAGGTTAGGTTTGTGAGAGTAATGAAGGACCATAAGAGGTTGGAAAGCTGCTACCATGTCTAATGGAGAAAGAGCTACTGTGTATGATTCAGTTGAGGACCATCGCCCATGTTGATGCCAGTAACACTGGAGAGGAAGAAATAGATAAAAAGGCGGGAAGTTCTGCAAAGAAGATACGCAAATACTACACAGTCTAAATCAGGAGGGATTGCATCGCTGGGCACTCTCACCGTTATGTTGCATTGCAGGCTTTTTCAATTTTCACATTACCAATAACTACAACAACTTCTCTCACTGAGAACCATGTTCCGGGTTTTATATTTTTATGTGTATTTCAAATTTCAACTAGACTCTGCATTCTCAAGCTGATAAATTTACTTCATTTTCTTGCATATTCTTTACTTTTGGGTATAATGACGCATGAACTATTTCTTGGCCCTAATTTTTTCATATATTTATTACTCTCATTACGTGTTGAACTCCATTAAGTCAAACCATATATATTAACAATACATCAAATACTCCATAAATAATCTTTGGATTTTTAATGTAAAAACCCCTCAAATATGTTTCATTCGGGTATAAACCCCTCAATTAATGATTCAACGTATAAGCTCCTCAATTCAGTTTGTCTAACGAATTGATCCCTACCGTTAACTGTACTGTTTAACACTACGGAGTGTTTTGATTGTTTTGTAAACTATATGATATCTTAATAAAACAACACAACATTAACTTCAAACAGCAAGTAGTTTAAGCTCACGACTTATAACCTCTCTAAATCCCTACAATGTTCTAAAAATCCCCAAATTATTAAGACACAGAGATGACGAACCCTAGTTTCTCAGATTGAGAGATTTTTGAGTTTCAATTGTGAGGTTCAAGACAGGGTGAATTCGACAGAAGCTTAGATCCAATGGGAGGTTCTACCCATTGGAGTCCTAAAAACACATATATGTATATGCACATACACATATATGTGTTTTTGTTTTTAGGACTCCAATCACTACAAGAAAATAAATGTATTGTGACGAAATTTTCCGTCACAATAGAAAAGAATTTGTATCAATATTATCATTGTTACGTTTTTGTTACCAATTATTAATGGTTGCAATAAGTGTGTCACAAATTTTCTGGAGTAACAAAAATGTCACAATTTCTTGCGACTAAATTTTTTGTAACAAATCGTCACACATAGTTAAGTTGTATACTAGTAACAAAACTGTAGTAATTTCTTATTTATTAAATTTTATCAAACTGTCTTAATTTGTGACTGTTTAATGTGACAACTATATCACTTCTAGTAATGGATCTATTGTCACAAAATATCACTAATATTGACGACATTATAGTTTTTTTACTGTCACCGATACTGACATTATATATTGCCCCAAACCGTCATTATTTATAACTAATTTAAAATCTTAATTTTGTAGCCTGTTTTTGGTCAATTTTTTTTTGTAGCCTATTATTATCAAAAAATTAGTCACAAAACATAATGATCAATGACGAACGAAATAATATTTATCCGTTACTATAATTGTGTAACAAAATTTTTGTATTTTGTAAGATTCATTATGTTATTAATTTGTCATAATTAAACCTCACAAAGTATGACAGTAATAGTAAAATCTCAGTTTCAATTGGTTACTCTATAAATCGAAATAAATATAACTCGGTTTACAAAATGAAATTGGTTTAAAATAAAATTAGGTTTAGATAACTAAACCAAATCATTAAAAAAAATTCAACCCTAAAAAAATAAGCGGCCATGCCTGCCTCGCCTTGCCTCCTCCAGCCGCCATGTGTGGCCTTGCCTCCGCCGCACAACAGCCACTGCGACCACGGCTGGTCTTGTCTCCTCCACCATCAAGCTTCTTCTGCATCCTCCACCCTCCTTTACAAAAAACAAACAAAAATCAGATTCAAAGAGAGAGACAAAGACAGCGACAGAGAGATATATGTCAAACCGTGGAGTGGTGGTGAACGGTGAGCGTGACATCAAATGATGGAAGACAGAGATACCACTCATTCAATTCTTCANNNNNNNNNNNNNNNNNNNNNNNNNNNNNNNNNNNNNNNNNNNNNNNNNNNNNNNNNNNNNNNNNNNNNNNNNNNNNNNNNNNNNNNNNNNNNNNNNNNNNNNNNNNNNNNNNNNNNNNNNNNNNNNNNNNNNNNNNNNNNNNNNNNNNNNNNNNNNNNNNNNNNNNNNNNNNNNNNNNNNNNNNNNNNNNNNNNNNNNNNNNNNNNNNNNNNNNNNNNNNNNNNNNNNNNNNNNNNNNNNNNNNNNNNNNNNNNNNNNNNNNNNNNNNNNNNNNNNNNNNNNNNNNNNNNNNNNNNNNNNNNNNNNNNNNNNNNNNNNNNNNNNNNNNNNNNNNNNNNNNNNNNNNNNNNNNNNNNNNNNNNNNNNNNNNNNNNNNNNNNNNNNNNNNNNNNNNNNNNNNNNNNNNNNNNNNNNNNNNNNNNNNNNNNNNNNNNNNNNNNNNNNNNNNNNNNNNNNNNNNNNNNNNNNNNNNNNNNNNNNNNNNNNNNNNNNNNNNNNNNNNNNNNNNNNNNNNNNNNNNNNNNNNNNNNNNNNNNNNNNNNNNNNNNNNNNNNNNNNNNNNNNNNNNNNNNNNNNNNNNNNNNNNNNNNNNNNNNNNNNNNNNNNNNNNNNNNNNNNNNNNNNNNNNNNNNNNNNNNNNNNNNNNNNNNNNNNNNNNNNNNNNNNNNNNNNNNNNNNNNNNNNNNNNNNNNNNNNNNNNNNNNNNNNNNNNNNNNNNNNNNNNNNNNNNNNNNNNNNNNNNNNNNNNNNNNNNNNNNNNNNNNNNNNNNNNNNNNNNCCCACCGGCTTGGCTTTCCGAGTCGGTAGGACCTTATCTTAGTTTAGTTATTATAGTTGTCAAAAAAAAAAAACGGAATAAATTCTGAGTTTATGTAGAAGATTTAGATTTTAAGTTTAAACTATTATATTTGAAGTTTAAATTTATGATATAGAGTTTGGTGTAGTTTAGGGTTTAGATTTGAGATTTGGACTTAACTTAGGGGATTTGAGATTAAGTGTTTGGAGTATATTGGTTTAAATTTTAAAAATATATATTTGAATTGAAAGTTTAAGAATTAATTTCTAAATTTTAAAAAGATCAAATTAATTGTTTTGTATGTAAATTTAAATTTAGGGTTTAAGTTTAGGGAATAGTGTATAGAAAAGTTTTATATTCAACCTCAAAAGAAAAATGATAAACAATGGTTTTTTTTTTAAAACCAGGATAAACCACTGTTAAAACTGAGCTACATAAATAAACTTTGCAACATCACCCAAATAATTTTGCGTTTGAAAAATTACGACATTTTTTATTTGTTAACCTTTTCAATGCATCCATCACGAACATTTAGTTTATATATCTTCATAAACGGAGTCATAGCCTTTAGTCACATAGTTGTCACTATGGTAACAATAAACATAGTTACAATTATGTCACATTTTTTGTCTCATTTATTTTTGTCATATTTATGTCACTAAATGCGACATAATTTGGTTACGACATAACCGGTCACAATATTGTGACTAAATAGCTACTCTTTTTTGACATAATAGATCAGTTACAAATCAGTGTATGTTATGTCACAAATATGTGACTAAGAAATCTAGTCTCATAAAATCGTAACAATAGCTCATTTTTCTTGTAGTGAATGGATAGAACCTCCCATTGGAGGTGCTCTTAGAGACTCCTTTTGTGTTTCGTGTGTCCTGTGTCAAAATTGCAAAACAAAGAGTCAAGGAATCGTGAGGCAAACAGAATTATCTCAGCTTATTTGAGCTTAAGGTCATTAGAACCTTTTTTTGGTGTTTCATTTTGTCTCGGCTAAAGGTCATTTGAGCCTTTTTTAGGTGTTTCGTTTTGATATTAAGACTTATAGATGTTATGAACTGTGTCTTCACTTCTCTCCTGCAATTGAAATCTTTGGACAGGTTTGGTCACTTTTACAGTTCTTGTGATCTTGTACACAACAACATATAGGCTGTAGTGAAAGATGATTCATTTGCATACATACAAGGTTTCAAGCTCATGTTCTCTTTAGAGTACTGAATAGCAATAATTTTGTTTTCTAACATATATGTCTTAGTAGTTAACGATCGACATAAGCAAATGTTAAAAAAAAAACAAAACAAAAACAAAAATTATCGACTTAAAACACACAAACCACTTGAGCATAACAAGATTTACGGTCGCAAACGAGAAGAAGCAGCATGAGATGAAAAAAAAAAAAAAAAAAAAAAAAATTCAGATGTCAAACTCGTTTGGGTTCGGTGGACATAACTCAGTCATCGCTTTCTCTGCCTTCAAACCCTGATTTCTTTAGACCCTTTAGATCCTCTGCTCCATCTGTTAGATGACCACCATCTTCTTCTTCGTCGCTTCTTGGTTTACAAGTTTGAGCTCTTACTTCCTTTAAGCTTTTTGTTCTTATTGATCATTGTTATTTTTTGTCAACTCATTTGGTCATTGAGGTGTTGAGAATTAAGATTTTGCTTCTACAAACTCTGTACGGAATGTTGTATCTTAGTTTGTTTTATATTTTCCTAATTTTATAAACAGAAACAATAATTTATAGCAAAAACAGAAAATAAGAAAAAGATATATGAAAGCCGTGATGTTTTTCGGTCATTTAGTGAAATGCTGCGTTTTATACTTAACGACAAATCACAGTTTTTAACGTTATTGTAGATGGAGGTGTTGATTTGTTAAAAACACTGACTCGAGGGGTATATACATTGAGTCATTAATTGACCGGTTCTACCTGAATGAAACATACTTGAGGGGTTTTTAAAAAACTCATAATCTTTATAGCTAACAATACATCAAATAGTTATGATTTTCTGTAAACTTTGGAGTTTTTTTGGTTTAGTCTAAATTTTGGTGGTCAAAAAGGAAAACAATTGCGGAATTCACTATTTTCACAATTTTGTTGATGTGAGTTTGAAGAAACATATAAAAAAACAAAAATATATTTTTTCTCAAATACACATAAATATTTTTATGCTGCTTACTTATTTTTTAAAAATAATAAATTGGCTTTTCTTTTCGAATTGTTTAAATATAAAACTTAAGAAGAAATGTATTAAAATCTATTAAATTTAAGAAAATAAAATAGTTATATTTTATGACTTGTTTTAATATAGTAACAAATATATATTTTTTTAAATAGTAAAATTAGTAGTAAAAATTATAATAAACTAATTTTTCATTAAAAATATATTAATAAATCACTAAAATTTCATTAAAAATTAAAATATATTTGTTACTTTTCACTGAGTTACTGTTCACGAAGTTACTGTTCAGTGATTTACTATTTAGTTTAACAATGTCATTTTTCCAGAATCCTCTTGAAGTCTCTTGAACTCTTTTGAACTCCATGGAACTGTCTAGGGTCAATAAATATATATAAATATATATATTATGTAATTAATATATATTATAAAATAATATGTAATTAATTATAAGAACTATATTATATCATCCATATATATATTGACATTAAAATGGTTGGTACGGTTAAGAAAAAGCACACGGTTAATGTAATCTAAAACGTAATTTCAAAATAAACATGTGAAAAGAAAGGAATTAATTATTTTGTGTCGAAGATAGAAATTTTAGAATTTTCAAATTTCCAACAGAAAAATAAAAAATAAGAATAAAAGTAATAATAATAATAATAATTAAATGATCACTAAATTATTAGGTATCATGTAAGGTAAAGCCGGAAATCAGTCTAAAGACATATGTTTCAAATTAATTTTGACCAAAATTTACAAGGGTCAATGAACCCATATTTTACAAGTTGCCTCCGCCCCAGATGGAAGTGGTGGAGAAGAAGAGGCGGCAGATGTATTTGTGAGAGAAAAATGACAGAAACCGACTTATGATTGAACCAAATAAACAACCAAATTGTTAATAATATCATTTACTAACGTTCTACATAATAACTATAATAACTTTGACAAAGAGTTCTTATAAATGGGAACATCATTCTCTACTATTTTATAAACCCTCATAAGAAAGAATACAATAGTATTAGAAATCATCATCTCATTTTCTTTTGATCGAATCCAATTGATATATGTATTTTATAGTGTTATAAATTTAAAACACTATAAAAGATTACAATTCAATATTAAACAGCAAAAATACTAAGAATTCGATCATTTTTAGTTATATAATGGAAATTTAGTGTAGTCAACATAATCATATTCACACTCAACTCAACGAAATTATATCTTTTCTGAATACCAATCCATGGAATCATGCGCATAGCACACGCCTCCCCTAATAAAATAAATAATTAACTGAATTTCTAGGTGTTTACCAAAACAAAATGGCTTCTTACAGTTTTAAACTTAGAAATTTAACTAGACGCAATTTGTTGGTCAACGGAAAGTTGTTGATACGTTTTCGCAGCCATCAGATGATAGGCGGCAAATAAACTATAAACCGTTGGATAGACAAATTATTGATACCATCAAAAGTGGGTTTCAGTCTTTATTATTCTCTTTCAATCTTCTTTTTAAAGCTTGTTCAAAAAGATTCTCAATTTTGAAATTTGCAAAATTTTATATTTGAAATTTAAAAGTATCTTTTTTTCAAAAACAAAATTTCAAACTTAAATTCAAAATTATCTGTATTTTATAATATAGTTCTTATATTTTTTATAATTAATTTAAATTTATAAAACTTTTATATAAAACTAGAAAATATATTAAATATTACATATATTAATTCATAAAATTTTACACTAATATATAAAATTATAAATAGATATACATTATTAAATAGTAAACTATGAGCAAAATACCACATAATTTCATAAAATTATTTCCACAGTGTATATATGACCAACTAGTGCATTTCAAAGAAAGACATGACTCTTTTTATTTTTATAAATGGAAAACTATAGAATGAGTTATTATCTAGTTGATGGTGTATGCCTAAAATAGTCCACTATTATTCCAAGAATTCATTATTCACATGGCCCAAATGAAAAAATTAGAAAGAAACATGTAAAAAAATACTTGGAATGTGCATTTAGAGTATCGCAATCAAGATTTATAATTGTGGCCAAACTAATACTTTTTGGAGTAACATATAACTTCTTGTAAAGCCCTTTATCAAAAAAAAACATATAACTTCTTGTATTATAATATGATAAAAAGGAAGAATATATTATTGATACAAAAATTAAAGAACAATCGGAATACCCAACGGTAAAAGTCGAGATGGCAAGTGATGATGATATTCAGTTTTAGGAATTTTTAGTTTGACACAAGCAAATTAAAGACCCAGAAGCTCACATTAAATTTTGAAATGTATTAATTGAACACTTGTGGTCCAAGTATATTAATTCTGAAAATTAGTTTTATGTAATCTATTTTCATAATCAGCACGATGTAATTTATTTTTCAGTATTATTACAATGTAGTATATTTCTACTTTTTAAAATTTATCGATTATAATCTTTATTTAAGTTACAATGATCAATAATGAATAATTAATAGTACTAAATTTATTATAAACTGAGTCATTTAGATTTAATAATACAATCGTAAAATTTACCAACCATTAAAAATATTTTTATTGGTTCTCTTAATAATAAAATTTACTTTTGTATTATAAGTAAATACAAGATTTTAAAAAGTATCATTTTAGCATGCATTTTTATTTTTAATAGTATGAAATGTTAATTGTAACCGACCTAAAATATATACCTAAATATATAGTTAAAAACAAAAATATAAAATGTAAATAAATATTATAAACTAAAATTACAAAGCTTTAATAAATATAAAATTTAAAGTGATAAAATAATTATTTATAAATTATCAATAGTCTAAGTTTTGAATTATTAAAATTAAATTTAAAAAAAAAATATTTTAATGTAAAGTTTAGCGTTAAGATTGAGTGATAACGGAAAATAAAATATAACACCATAAATATTAAATTTGGTTTTATTTCAACTTCACATTTAGTGGTTGACTGTCGTCAATCAATAGGCCTATCAATCAATGTTTGTTTTAAATTAATTGTTATAGAAGAAAAGGAGAAAAAAAGAAGATGAAACGGTGAAACTTTAATCTTTAAATCCCCCACCAGCATAGCATCTTCCTTTCTCTCTCGCTCTTTCTCATCTACGGACTCCAGTGATCAATGTGTCTTTTCTCTACATTTGATCTTCATTTGACTTTTCTTCTTTCCTCGTTCATCTTTCAAAACCGAGGCTTCGACAAAAACAATCATCACTTCCTTATCTTCTTTCTTTAAAACCCTCTGCAAACAAAAGCTATAGAGAGAGACCACTTTTCTCTATTTGCAACTCTTTCAGGCAACACTCTTGGTCTTTTGCTGCTCTTATTGTTTCTGTTTATGTTGATGCTTTTTCAATGTTTTCCAGATTTTTTGGTTTAATTGTTATCTAAGTGTAGATGAGATAATTACTTTCTAGACTTTTTTAGTTTAGTTTGATGTCTTCTTGTCAAATCAACTAAAAAGTTCTTTTTGTTGTTGATATTTTAGTTTTTTTTTTTTCTAGGTCAATGAGCTGATTAATTAGTTTTGAATTTAGTCTGCAATTAATTAAGGCTTCTCTTCTTCTGTTTACTTTATAAATCTGATTGTATACATAATTGACTTATAGGAAGATAAAATAAATACTAATAATTATTTTTCAGGTAACAGAAGTGGATTGGATCTGGTGTGGTGTGATAGAGAGAGATGATGATGTTTAACGAGATGGGCATGTATGGAAACATGGATTTCTTCTCTTCGACGTCTCTTGGAGAAACGGATGTGTGTCCATTTCCAAAAGATCATCCAGTGGTTGAAGATGATTACACAGACGATGAGGTGGATGTTGATGAGCTGGAGAGAAGGATGTGGAGAGACAAAATGCGTCTAAAACGCCTCAAGGAGCAGCAGAGCAAGTGTAAAGAAGGAGTGGACGCGTCGAAGCAGCAGAGACAGTCACAAGAGCAAGCTAGGAGGAAGAAAATGTCGAGAGCTCAAGATGGGATCTTGAAATACATGTTGAAGATGATGGAAGTTTGTAAAGCTCAAGGCTTTGTTTACGGTATCATCCCTGAGAAAGGCAAACCAGTGACCGGTGCTTCTGACAATCTGAGGGAGTGGTGGAAAGATAAAGTCAGGTTTGACCGTAATGGTCCAGCCGCCATTGCCAAGTACCAAGCAGAGAACAATATTGCTGGAGGGAGTAATGATTGTAATAGTTTTGTTGGACCAACACCACACACACTTCAGGAGCTTCAAGACACAACTCTTGGATCGCTTTTGTCGGCGCTGATGCAACACTGTGATCCTCCGCAGAGACGGTTTCCTTTGGAGAAAGGTGTTCCACCGCCGTGGTGGCCTAATGGGAGAGAAGAGTGGTGGCCTCTGCTTAGTCTGCCTAGTGATCAAGCTTCTCCTCCTTATAAGAAGCCTCATGATTTGAAGAAAGCTTGGAAAGTCGGTGTTTTGACTGCCGTTATCAAGCACATGTCGCCTGATATTGCGAAAATCCGTAAGCTTGTGAGGCAATCGAAATGCTTGCAGGATAAGATGACAGCGAAAGAGAGTGCCACTTGGCTTGCCATTATCAACCAAGAAGAGGTTGTGGCTCGGGAGCTTTATCCCGAGTCATGTCTTCCTCTTTCTTCTAAGTCTGTGGGAAGTGGATCTCTTCTCATCAATGATTGTAGTGAGTATGATGTTGAATGTTTTGA
The DNA window shown above is from Brassica oleracea var. oleracea cultivar TO1000 chromosome C3, BOL, whole genome shotgun sequence and carries:
- the LOC106335554 gene encoding ETHYLENE INSENSITIVE 3-like 1 protein translates to MMMFNEMGMYGNMDFFSSTSLGETDVCPFPKDHPVVEDDYTDDEVDVDELERRMWRDKMRLKRLKEQQSKCKEGVDASKQQRQSQEQARRKKMSRAQDGILKYMLKMMEVCKAQGFVYGIIPEKGKPVTGASDNLREWWKDKVRFDRNGPAAIAKYQAENNIAGGSNDCNSFVGPTPHTLQELQDTTLGSLLSALMQHCDPPQRRFPLEKGVPPPWWPNGREEWWPLLSLPSDQASPPYKKPHDLKKAWKVGVLTAVIKHMSPDIAKIRKLVRQSKCLQDKMTAKESATWLAIINQEEVVARELYPESCLPLSSKSVGSGSLLINDCSEYDVECFDKEQQQSFDVEELKPEIVVSMNRPTSFGICRMQQFPVKEEVVATVGNLKRKQNNDLNVLMMMERPGFTCENGQCPHSKINLGFQDRSSRDNHQMVCPYRDNRLAYGVRPVVVSQQSQPFPQPVQPIDLSGYGVPKNGQKMITELMAMYDRNVQSSQASNQSMIIDSTAAQNYQEQQLCFNRNQMFMQQGNSEINNQSQMVFDSTSFDISSFDYKNDWQAGVMEGMGKQQQDVSIWF